The proteins below come from a single Deinococcus aquiradiocola genomic window:
- the rpsK gene encoding 30S ribosomal protein S11: protein MARSTKGKAPRRVRRNISAGRAYIHASYNNTIVTITDVDGNSVAWSSGGTIGYKGSKKGTPYAAQLAAADAVKKAQGFGMNIVDVVVRGSGSGREQAIRAIQASGIDVKSIMDDTPVPHNGCRPKKKNRL, encoded by the coding sequence ATGGCACGTTCAACGAAAGGCAAGGCCCCGCGCCGCGTCCGCCGCAACATCTCGGCCGGTCGCGCCTACATCCACGCCAGCTACAACAACACCATCGTCACCATCACCGACGTGGACGGCAACAGTGTCGCCTGGAGCAGCGGCGGCACCATCGGCTACAAAGGCAGCAAGAAGGGCACGCCCTACGCGGCCCAGCTGGCCGCCGCTGACGCCGTCAAGAAGGCCCAGGGCTTCGGCATGAACATCGTCGACGTCGTGGTGCGCGGCTCGGGCTCCGGCCGTGAGCAGGCCATCCGCGCCATCCAGGCGTCCGGCATCGACGTGAAGTCCATCATGGACGACACCCCCGTGCCGCACAACGGCTGCCGCCCCAAGAAGAAGAACCGCCTCTAA
- the rpsD gene encoding 30S ribosomal protein S4 — translation MGRFRGSIVKQSRREGINLAETEKVQKYLDKRPYAPGQHGQRRGRGRPSDYSVRLREKQKLARLYGMNEKQFRNLFEEAASIPGVTGTVFLQLLERRLDNVVFRMGFASTRRQARQFVGHGHILVNGKRVDIPSYRVKIGDEISVAERSRQMGFVQENAEASKRRRVSPWLEMNPENFTGSFVRVPAREDLALPINENFIIEYYSR, via the coding sequence ATGGGTCGTTTCCGTGGTTCCATCGTCAAGCAGAGTCGCCGTGAGGGCATCAACCTCGCCGAGACCGAAAAGGTCCAGAAGTACCTGGACAAGCGCCCCTACGCTCCCGGCCAGCACGGCCAGCGTCGCGGCCGTGGCCGCCCCAGCGACTACAGCGTGCGTCTGCGCGAGAAGCAGAAGCTCGCCCGCCTGTACGGCATGAACGAGAAGCAGTTCCGTAACCTCTTCGAGGAAGCGGCCAGCATCCCCGGCGTGACCGGCACCGTGTTCCTGCAGCTGCTGGAGCGCCGCCTCGACAACGTCGTGTTCCGTATGGGCTTCGCCAGCACCCGCCGTCAGGCGCGCCAGTTTGTCGGCCACGGTCACATCCTGGTCAACGGCAAGCGCGTGGACATCCCCAGCTACCGCGTCAAGATCGGTGACGAGATCAGCGTCGCCGAGCGCAGCCGCCAGATGGGCTTCGTCCAGGAGAACGCCGAGGCCAGCAAGCGCCGCCGCGTCAGCCCCTGGCTGGAAATGAACCCTGAGAACTTCACGGGCAGCTTCGTCCGCGTCCCCGCTCGCGAGGACCTGGCCCTGCCCATCAACGAAAACTTCATCATCGAGTATTACTCGCGTTAA
- a CDS encoding DNA-directed RNA polymerase subunit alpha yields MDQKRPQLKARVDGDYGEFILEPLKRGYGVTIGNPLRRILLSSIPGTAVTSVYIEDVLHEFSTIPGVQEDVIRLILNLKELVVRFHAPGPKTLTLRAQGQGKVLASAFEVPSDAEIVNPDLLIATLAEDGKLVMEVRVEEGEGYDPADRHSTKDRINSIPVDAMFSPVRRVAYHVENTRVGQQTDLDRLIIRIWTDGSAEPQTVLDKAVDILRDELSVFGNVETVHVEPQAQAAPVMVAATYEPNPTPALSINPQPYPSDLDSNPRVTLEGLGLTTRVLHSLKEEGIDSVDALCALSDRDLKKVPGIGERSLDEIKVQLAQFGLALKD; encoded by the coding sequence GTGGATCAAAAGCGCCCCCAGCTCAAGGCCCGTGTCGATGGCGACTATGGCGAATTCATCCTGGAACCGCTCAAGCGTGGTTACGGCGTCACCATCGGCAACCCCCTGCGCCGCATCCTGCTCTCGTCGATTCCTGGCACCGCCGTCACCAGCGTCTACATTGAAGACGTACTGCACGAGTTCTCGACCATTCCTGGCGTTCAGGAAGACGTCATCCGGCTGATCCTGAACCTCAAGGAGCTGGTGGTGCGCTTCCACGCGCCCGGTCCCAAGACCCTGACGCTCCGCGCGCAGGGGCAGGGCAAGGTGCTCGCCAGCGCCTTCGAGGTTCCCTCGGACGCCGAGATCGTCAACCCCGACCTGCTCATCGCGACGCTCGCCGAGGACGGCAAGCTCGTCATGGAAGTGCGCGTCGAGGAAGGCGAAGGCTACGACCCCGCCGACCGTCACAGCACCAAGGACCGCATCAACAGCATCCCCGTGGACGCCATGTTCTCGCCCGTACGCCGCGTCGCGTACCACGTCGAGAACACCCGCGTGGGACAGCAGACGGACCTTGACCGCCTGATCATCCGCATCTGGACGGACGGCAGCGCCGAACCCCAGACGGTGCTCGACAAGGCCGTGGACATCCTGCGTGACGAACTCAGCGTCTTCGGCAACGTCGAGACGGTGCACGTCGAACCGCAGGCGCAGGCTGCCCCCGTCATGGTGGCCGCCACCTACGAGCCGAACCCCACCCCGGCCCTCAGCATCAACCCCCAGCCGTACCCCAGCGACCTCGACAGCAACCCGCGCGTCACGCTGGAAGGCCTGGGCCTGACCACCCGCGTCCTGCACTCGCTGAAGGAAGAAGGCATCGACAGCGTCGACGCCCTCTGCGCCCTCTCCGACCGTGACCTCAAGAAGGTCCCCGGCATCGGCGAACGCAGCCTCGACGAGATCAAGGTGCAGCTGGCCCAGTTCGGCCTGGCCCTCAAGGACTAA
- the rplQ gene encoding 50S ribosomal protein L17, with product MRHGRSGRKFNRNSSSREALARTQATALLREGRIQTTLTKAKELRPYVEKLITTAKGGDLHSRRIVARDIQDNSVLQKLFNEIAPKYEGRPGGYCRILKVGVRRGDAVTMALIELV from the coding sequence ATGCGCCACGGACGTTCCGGTCGCAAATTCAACCGCAACAGCAGCAGCCGCGAGGCGCTCGCCCGCACGCAGGCCACCGCCCTGCTGCGCGAGGGCCGCATCCAGACCACCCTCACCAAGGCCAAGGAACTGCGCCCCTACGTCGAGAAGCTCATCACGACGGCCAAGGGCGGCGACCTCCACAGCCGCCGCATCGTCGCGCGCGACATTCAGGACAACAGCGTCCTGCAGAAGCTCTTCAACGAGATTGCCCCCAAGTACGAGGGCCGTCCCGGTGGGTACTGCCGCATCCTGAAGGTCGGCGTTCGCCGCGGTGACGCCGTCACCATGGCCCTCATCGAACTCGTCTAA
- a CDS encoding TapB family protein — MTPNHRLLPLCLLVSGVAGAASLCDSGLFLTSGTATYQIKTPTGTSKFTSRSVIQGDQIRVTTTNASGKATPTTWLCSSRGATLKAEPGGMAMSIQSSFLPGSTQLRPGYSWKSSTKLGRQGAGMTSNSTNRVTGREQVVTPAGRFTAWKIQIQTVSSLDMPAGTKMPPGMSGLNQTSESSAWYAPGVGLVRSEDRSNGVTLTLIKVAK; from the coding sequence ATGACCCCGAACCACCGCCTGCTGCCCCTCTGCCTCCTCGTTTCGGGCGTCGCCGGAGCCGCCAGCCTCTGCGACAGCGGCCTGTTCCTCACGTCGGGCACCGCCACCTACCAGATCAAGACGCCGACGGGCACGTCGAAGTTCACCAGCCGCTCCGTGATCCAGGGTGACCAGATCCGGGTGACGACCACCAACGCCAGCGGCAAGGCCACGCCCACCACCTGGCTGTGCAGCAGCAGGGGAGCGACCCTGAAGGCCGAGCCGGGCGGCATGGCGATGAGCATTCAGAGCAGCTTCCTGCCCGGCAGCACGCAACTCCGGCCGGGGTACAGCTGGAAGAGCAGCACGAAGCTCGGCAGGCAGGGCGCCGGAATGACGTCGAACAGCACCAACCGCGTCACCGGGCGGGAACAGGTCGTCACGCCCGCCGGACGCTTCACCGCCTGGAAGATCCAGATTCAGACGGTCAGCAGCCTCGACATGCCTGCCGGAACCAAGATGCCGCCCGGCATGTCCGGACTGAACCAGACGAGCGAATCGTCGGCATGGTACGCGCCGGGCGTCGGTCTGGTCCGCAGCGAAGACAGGAGTAACGGCGTCACCCTGACGCTGATCAAGGTGGCGAAGTAA
- a CDS encoding GNAT family N-acetyltransferase has protein sequence MLIRSRRDADLPALAAVLRAVHDHDGYPDVWLDDPQAFVRAASPLAAWVAEVAGQVLLVPVARPHDWPVTPDPADRAAPTVLVEVKRLFVRPDLRGHGVARALMDAALTLARQGGRLAVLQTRDDNAAANRFYVRSGWRALGTAPAPWATADGTHPLVRLYAAPTDPQTPSDLEARNIKRPD, from the coding sequence GTGCTGATCCGCTCCCGGCGGGACGCGGACCTGCCCGCGCTCGCTGCGGTCCTGCGGGCCGTGCACGACCACGACGGGTACCCGGACGTCTGGCTGGACGACCCACAGGCGTTCGTGCGGGCGGCGTCCCCGCTGGCCGCGTGGGTGGCGGAGGTGGCCGGTCAGGTGCTGCTGGTCCCGGTCGCCCGCCCGCACGACTGGCCCGTGACGCCGGACCCGGCGGACCGAGCCGCACCCACCGTGCTGGTCGAGGTGAAGCGGCTCTTCGTGCGTCCCGACCTGCGCGGGCACGGAGTGGCCCGCGCGCTGATGGACGCGGCCCTGACCCTGGCCCGCCAGGGTGGGCGGCTGGCCGTGCTGCAGACGCGGGACGACAACGCGGCCGCCAACCGCTTCTACGTCCGGAGCGGCTGGCGCGCGCTCGGCACGGCGCCCGCCCCGTGGGCCACGGCGGACGGCACGCACCCGCTGGTGCGCCTGTACGCCGCGCCGACCGACCCGCAAACACCAAGTGATCTTGAGGCGCGCAACATCAAGCGCCCGGACTGA
- the dcd gene encoding dCTP deaminase, translating to MSILPDWRIRELALAGMIAPFEDRLVRTAENASVISYGLSSFGYDLRCADEWKVFTNVMSAIVDPKSFDERSFVDIQAPEIIIPPNSFVLARSLEYMKIPDNVMVVALGKSTYARCGIVANVTPLEPGWEGHVTLEFSNTTPLPAKMYAHEGCVQLLFFEGERPEVTYADRAGKYQGQRGVTLPRL from the coding sequence ATGAGTATTCTTCCCGACTGGCGGATCCGTGAGCTGGCCCTCGCGGGCATGATCGCCCCCTTCGAGGACCGGCTGGTCCGCACGGCCGAGAACGCCAGCGTCATCAGTTACGGCCTGAGCAGCTTCGGATACGACCTGCGCTGCGCCGACGAGTGGAAGGTCTTCACGAACGTCATGAGCGCCATCGTGGACCCGAAGAGTTTCGACGAGCGGTCCTTCGTGGACATCCAGGCGCCGGAGATCATCATTCCGCCGAACAGTTTCGTGCTGGCCCGTAGCCTGGAGTACATGAAGATTCCGGACAATGTGATGGTCGTGGCGCTCGGCAAGTCCACGTACGCACGCTGCGGGATCGTCGCGAACGTCACGCCGCTCGAACCCGGCTGGGAGGGGCACGTGACGCTGGAGTTCAGCAACACCACGCCGCTGCCCGCCAAGATGTACGCGCACGAGGGCTGCGTCCAGCTGCTGTTCTTCGAGGGCGAGCGCCCCGAGGTGACGTATGCGGACCGTGCCGGGAAGTACCAGGGGCAGCGCGGCGTGACCCTCCCCAGGCTGTGA
- a CDS encoding metallophosphoesterase family protein produces the protein MRLAVISDAHGNAYALDAVLSEVRAETPDLILNLGDQVEGSADPARAYEMQAALGAVEVRGNNEEKLWPGGRRGELPQRFGAWLEPRLGPQAIARLAGLPLVARVADDEVLACHGTPGSAWDMLLWQWQFTSPGASDGEGFYRARDPRELRAMMDPLAARVVLCGHTHRPGATRVGDTLVVNAGAVSDQVDGDPRARWTLLERRGGHWHADFRTTAYDVEGAVHWSRTHSPFGEFQGELLRSGTMRGRGSTAP, from the coding sequence CTGCGCCTCGCTGTGATCTCGGACGCCCACGGGAACGCCTACGCCCTCGACGCCGTGCTGAGCGAGGTGCGCGCCGAGACGCCCGACCTGATCCTGAACCTCGGCGATCAGGTGGAGGGCAGCGCCGACCCCGCGCGCGCCTACGAGATGCAGGCGGCCCTGGGCGCAGTGGAGGTACGCGGCAACAACGAGGAGAAACTCTGGCCGGGCGGGCGGCGCGGCGAGCTGCCGCAACGGTTCGGCGCGTGGCTCGAACCCCGGCTCGGACCGCAGGCGATAGCGAGACTGGCGGGCCTGCCGCTCGTGGCGCGCGTCGCGGACGACGAGGTGCTCGCCTGTCACGGCACGCCCGGCAGCGCGTGGGACATGCTGCTGTGGCAGTGGCAGTTCACGTCGCCCGGCGCGAGTGACGGCGAGGGCTTCTACCGGGCGCGCGACCCGCGCGAACTGCGGGCCATGATGGACCCGCTGGCGGCGCGCGTGGTGCTGTGCGGGCACACGCACCGGCCCGGCGCGACCCGCGTGGGCGACACGCTCGTCGTGAACGCGGGCGCCGTGTCGGACCAGGTGGACGGCGACCCGCGCGCCCGCTGGACGCTGCTGGAACGCCGGGGCGGGCACTGGCACGCCGACTTCCGCACCACCGCTTACGACGTGGAGGGCGCCGTCCACTGGTCGCGCACGCACAGTCCCTTCGGGGAGTTCCAGGGGGAACTGCTGCGCAGCGGCACCATGCGCGGGCGCGGCAGCACCGCCCCCTGA
- the era gene encoding GTPase Era, producing the protein MKDITSQYMNADGQPTPVNTRAGFVAIVGKPNVGKSTLLNSLLGVKIAPTSPRPQTTRKGVRGISNQGDTQLIFVDTPGLHRPKDALGKYMNGEVQNALADVDAVVWVVDLRHPPTDEDSMVARSIRDLPRPLTVVGNKLDVSKYPEEALRLYTALLEGRTHETQSVMLSAQNDVNKVAQLRTALAANLPENPFFFPVGAASDQSREQWAAEILREEAMKKLRDELPYAVATRVTSWTERQDGLQRIEAEIVVDRAGHKGMVIGAGGKQLGAIGAATRKQLEVFLNTKVFLGVQVIVIPGWREDQEALRELGYE; encoded by the coding sequence ATGAAGGACATCACCTCCCAGTACATGAACGCCGACGGTCAGCCCACCCCCGTGAACACCCGCGCGGGCTTCGTGGCGATCGTCGGAAAGCCCAACGTCGGCAAGAGCACCCTGCTCAACAGCCTGCTCGGCGTGAAGATCGCGCCCACCAGTCCGCGCCCGCAGACGACCCGCAAGGGCGTGCGCGGCATCAGCAACCAGGGCGACACGCAGCTGATCTTCGTGGACACGCCGGGCCTGCACCGCCCGAAGGACGCGCTGGGGAAGTACATGAACGGCGAGGTGCAGAACGCGCTGGCCGACGTGGACGCCGTCGTGTGGGTGGTGGACCTGCGTCACCCGCCGACCGACGAGGACAGCATGGTGGCGCGCAGCATCCGTGACCTGCCGCGCCCCCTGACGGTGGTCGGCAACAAGCTGGACGTGTCCAAGTACCCGGAGGAGGCGCTGCGCCTGTACACGGCGCTGCTGGAGGGCCGCACGCACGAGACGCAGAGCGTGATGCTGAGCGCGCAGAACGACGTGAACAAGGTCGCGCAGCTCCGCACGGCCCTCGCCGCGAACCTGCCGGAGAACCCGTTCTTCTTCCCGGTCGGCGCGGCCAGCGACCAGAGCCGCGAGCAGTGGGCGGCCGAGATCCTGCGCGAGGAAGCCATGAAGAAACTCCGCGACGAGCTGCCGTACGCCGTCGCGACGCGCGTGACGAGCTGGACGGAACGCCAGGACGGCCTGCAGCGCATCGAGGCGGAGATCGTGGTAGACCGCGCGGGCCACAAGGGCATGGTGATCGGCGCGGGCGGCAAGCAGCTCGGCGCGATCGGTGCCGCGACCCGCAAGCAGCTGGAAGTGTTCCTGAACACCAAGGTCTTCCTGGGCGTGCAGGTCATCGTGATCCCCGGCTGGCGCGAGGACCAGGAGGCGCTGCGGGAACTGGGGTATGAATAA
- a CDS encoding ParA family protein, translated as MTHVVSFINLKGGVAKTTTLVQLAETLAFIKGKRVLVIDLDPQTNATIALMGEARWEAADEAGQTVAQLFLDQIHDTRVFDVNRAVVRGVSNLNRIRIPEDMELGPEVTYPRIDLLPSSIRLIEAQDRMADISTRSHYTVSPMTVIQRALEGRFSQYDFVLIDCPPNLGYITQNGLEVSDAYLVPTIADKLSTYGIPQIVKTISRLRTARHLKIRCMGVLVTKFQTGSNIHKRGLEALPELLERAFLESGEETAPLFEVRIPQANATAEAMDFDRSATNFRDKYGRQKSGSYSNLYELPMLLADEFMHRLDEWRAGGSA; from the coding sequence ATGACTCATGTCGTCAGCTTCATCAACCTGAAGGGCGGTGTCGCCAAGACCACGACGCTGGTGCAGCTGGCGGAGACGCTCGCGTTCATCAAGGGCAAGCGGGTGCTGGTGATCGATCTGGACCCGCAGACGAACGCGACGATCGCGTTGATGGGGGAGGCGCGGTGGGAGGCGGCGGACGAGGCGGGGCAGACGGTCGCGCAGCTGTTCCTGGATCAGATTCACGATACGCGGGTGTTCGACGTGAACCGGGCGGTGGTGCGGGGCGTGAGCAACCTGAACCGCATCCGGATTCCGGAGGACATGGAGCTGGGGCCGGAAGTCACGTACCCGCGCATCGATCTGCTGCCGAGCAGCATCCGGCTGATCGAGGCGCAGGACCGCATGGCGGACATCTCGACGCGGTCGCACTACACGGTGAGTCCCATGACGGTCATTCAGCGGGCGCTGGAGGGCCGGTTCTCGCAGTACGATTTCGTGCTGATCGACTGCCCGCCGAACCTGGGGTACATCACGCAGAACGGGCTGGAGGTGAGTGACGCGTACCTCGTGCCGACCATCGCGGACAAGCTGTCGACGTACGGCATTCCGCAGATCGTGAAGACCATCTCGCGGTTGCGGACGGCGCGGCACCTGAAGATCCGCTGCATGGGGGTGCTCGTCACAAAGTTCCAGACGGGCAGCAACATTCACAAGCGGGGCCTGGAGGCGCTGCCGGAGCTGCTGGAGCGGGCGTTCCTGGAGAGTGGGGAGGAGACGGCGCCGTTGTTCGAGGTGCGGATTCCGCAGGCGAACGCGACGGCGGAGGCGATGGATTTCGACCGGAGCGCCACGAACTTCCGGGACAAGTACGGGCGGCAGAAGTCCGGCAGTTACAGCAACCTGTACGAGCTGCCGATGCTGCTGGCGGACGAGTTCATGCACCGGCTGGACGAGTGGCGCGCAGGCGGAAGCGCCTGA
- the pdxY gene encoding pyridoxal kinase PdxY, producing the protein MSRPELPVNILSIQSWVSYGHVGNAAAVFPLQRLGFEVWSINTVQFSNHTGYGSWTGQVYAPEVVAEIVDGIEARGVLPACSAVLSGYMGSEGTVAAVVGALQRVRAANPAALYCCDPVMGDVGRGVFVRPELPERIAALAVPHADLLTPNQFELELLTGLEVRTLEDALAAARVLRGRMRADGPGIVLVTSLLRDGAPQDSIETLAVTGEGAWLCRTPLLPLDPPRNGTGDAIAALFFGHYLRSGRVDTALSLSMSALYALLERTHAAGTREIQLIAAQDEYVLPGRVFAAEPVTAGPTD; encoded by the coding sequence ATGAGTCGTCCTGAACTGCCGGTCAATATCCTGAGCATCCAGTCGTGGGTGAGTTACGGGCACGTGGGGAACGCGGCGGCCGTGTTCCCGCTGCAGCGCCTGGGCTTCGAGGTGTGGAGCATCAACACCGTGCAGTTCTCGAACCACACGGGGTACGGCAGCTGGACGGGGCAGGTGTACGCGCCGGAGGTCGTGGCGGAGATCGTGGACGGCATCGAGGCGCGCGGCGTGCTGCCCGCCTGCAGCGCCGTCCTGAGCGGCTACATGGGGTCGGAGGGGACGGTGGCGGCCGTGGTGGGCGCCCTGCAGCGCGTGCGGGCCGCGAACCCGGCCGCGCTGTACTGCTGCGATCCCGTGATGGGGGACGTGGGGCGGGGCGTGTTCGTGCGGCCTGAACTGCCGGAGCGGATCGCGGCGCTGGCCGTGCCGCACGCGGACCTGCTCACCCCGAACCAGTTCGAGCTGGAACTGCTGACGGGCCTGGAGGTCAGGACGCTGGAGGACGCGCTCGCGGCGGCCCGCGTGCTGCGTGGACGCATGCGGGCGGACGGTCCGGGCATCGTGCTCGTGACGAGCCTGCTGCGGGACGGCGCGCCACAGGACTCCATCGAGACGCTTGCCGTGACGGGTGAGGGCGCGTGGCTGTGCCGCACGCCGCTGCTGCCGCTCGACCCGCCGCGCAACGGGACGGGCGACGCGATCGCCGCGCTGTTCTTCGGGCATTACCTGCGGTCCGGCCGGGTGGACACCGCCCTGAGCCTCTCCATGAGCGCCCTGTACGCCCTGCTCGAACGCACGCACGCGGCGGGCACGCGCGAGATCCAGCTGATCGCCGCGCAGGACGAGTACGTGCTGCCGGGCCGGGTGTTCGCGGCCGAACCGGTCACGGCAGGTCCCACGGACTGA
- a CDS encoding alpha/beta hydrolase family protein, giving the protein MPTSRPTLPRPAFVSAALLLTTLTLTGTAHAAYPAPSTSPLSIEAMRARTYPGSALTVRQTLRVGSNYTRQVVSYVSDGLRIDALLTVPNGTPPSGGWPAIVFNHGYIPPNEYRTTERYVAYQDAFARAGFVTLKSDYRGHGSSQGQALGGYYDPGYTVDVLNAAASLRRDRRVNPARLGMWGHSMGGHLTLRAMVIDRSIRAGVIWAGVVAPYDLLQTGWTRGPGAETIPAGLRRRGTEVRARYGTPAQNPAFWSAVSPNSYLKDLNGPLQLHQGTADVEVPVTFHQALERGLKSAGKPYTAYTYPGDNHNLSRNLTLALNRSVAFFKANLK; this is encoded by the coding sequence GTGCCCACCTCGCGCCCCACCCTGCCGCGCCCGGCCTTCGTGTCCGCCGCGCTCCTGCTGACGACCCTCACCCTGACGGGCACCGCGCACGCCGCCTACCCCGCGCCGTCCACCAGCCCCCTGAGCATCGAGGCGATGCGGGCCCGCACGTACCCCGGCAGCGCCCTGACGGTCAGGCAGACGCTGCGGGTGGGCAGCAACTACACCCGGCAGGTCGTGAGCTACGTGTCGGACGGCCTGCGCATCGACGCGCTCCTCACCGTCCCGAACGGCACGCCCCCCAGTGGCGGCTGGCCCGCCATCGTCTTCAACCACGGGTACATTCCCCCCAACGAGTACCGCACCACCGAACGCTACGTGGCGTACCAGGACGCCTTCGCCCGCGCGGGCTTCGTGACCCTCAAGAGCGACTACCGCGGGCACGGCAGCAGCCAGGGACAGGCGCTCGGCGGGTACTACGATCCCGGCTACACGGTAGACGTCCTGAACGCCGCCGCGAGCCTGCGCCGCGACCGCCGCGTCAACCCCGCCCGGCTCGGCATGTGGGGACACAGCATGGGCGGCCACCTGACGCTGCGCGCCATGGTCATCGACCGCAGCATCCGGGCGGGCGTCATCTGGGCGGGCGTCGTCGCGCCGTACGACCTGCTGCAGACCGGCTGGACGCGCGGGCCGGGCGCGGAAACCATTCCCGCCGGCCTGCGTCGGCGCGGCACGGAAGTCCGCGCGCGGTACGGCACGCCCGCCCAGAACCCCGCCTTCTGGAGTGCCGTCAGCCCCAACAGTTACCTCAAGGACCTGAACGGCCCCCTGCAGCTGCACCAGGGAACGGCGGACGTGGAGGTCCCCGTCACGTTCCATCAGGCGCTGGAGCGCGGCCTGAAGTCCGCCGGGAAACCCTACACTGCGTACACGTACCCCGGCGACAACCACAACCTGAGCCGCAACCTGACGCTCGCCCTGAACCGCAGCGTCGCGTTCTTCAAAGCGAACCTGAAGTAA